A window of the Polaribacter sp. HaHaR_3_91 genome harbors these coding sequences:
- a CDS encoding DUF5684 domain-containing protein, whose product MLSSEVISNIWFFIYQKQIFSIVTSPYFIYKVINSVLFVFWAVIIISKIKKTKYSFNELLISLLSFLIVSDIFLYCWHLIDSYLKSDISISNVIPSFPSFSIPSFSISNFSFRTLFTGIIESPTILLLFVVFYYSSYVLFVNYKKKGIYSIIPIKKDLIFLEISKKPTWWIIFLLIPFIRLIPKYLINVELAKVYHKKKGYAFGMTLIPWFFYGKLTLNKT is encoded by the coding sequence ATGCTATCATCTGAAGTGATTTCTAATATTTGGTTCTTTATTTATCAAAAACAAATTTTTAGCATAGTAACATCTCCGTATTTTATTTACAAAGTAATTAATAGTGTTTTATTTGTGTTTTGGGCAGTTATCATAATTTCTAAAATTAAAAAGACAAAATATTCGTTTAATGAATTATTGATTAGTTTACTATCTTTTCTTATAGTAAGTGATATTTTTTTGTACTGCTGGCATCTAATTGACTCTTACTTAAAATCAGATATAAGCATAAGTAATGTTATCCCTTCATTTCCATCGTTTTCAATTCCATCGTTTTCTATATCAAACTTTAGTTTTAGAACTCTTTTTACAGGTATAATTGAATCTCCAACAATACTATTACTATTTGTAGTGTTTTACTATAGTTCGTATGTGCTATTCGTAAATTATAAGAAAAAAGGTATTTATTCTATAATACCAATTAAAAAAGATTTAATCTTTTTAGAAATTTCTAAAAAACCTACTTGGTGGATTATTTTCTTATTAATTCCTTTCATTAGATTAATTCCAAAATATTTAATAAATGTGGAATTAGCAAAAGTCTATCACAAAAAAAAAGGTTATGCATTCGGTATGACATTAATACCTTGGTTTTTTTATGGAAAATTAACTTTGAACAAAACGTAA
- a CDS encoding PhoH family protein, with product MNERTIELTEISPKDFFGAQNSTIEQLKRYFPKIKIVARGSKLKIYGEPEILDEFEIRIERLIKYYNKYNKLDENSIEQILTSNGNEEKTTAAKNAKEVLVHGVSGRLIKPQTENQRKMVTLMGKNDMLFAVGPAGTGKTYTAVALAVKALKEKEVRRIILTRPAVESGENLGFLPGDLKEKLDPYMQPLYDALRDMIPHERLESYIEKGVIQIAPLAFMRGRTLDNAFVILDEAQNTTHNQMKMFLTRMGKSAKFIITGDPGQIDLPRKQVSGLKESLLALKDIEGIAQVYLDDKDVVRHRLVRKIISAYKSIETE from the coding sequence TTGAACGAACGCACTATAGAGCTTACAGAAATTAGTCCTAAAGATTTTTTCGGAGCACAAAACAGTACTATTGAACAATTAAAGAGATACTTTCCAAAAATTAAAATCGTTGCTAGGGGATCTAAATTAAAAATTTATGGAGAACCAGAAATTTTAGATGAGTTTGAAATTCGAATAGAACGTTTGATAAAGTATTATAATAAATACAATAAGTTAGATGAAAATAGTATTGAACAAATTCTAACGTCTAACGGAAATGAAGAAAAAACAACTGCGGCTAAAAACGCTAAAGAAGTTTTGGTACATGGAGTTAGCGGAAGGTTGATAAAGCCACAAACCGAAAACCAACGTAAAATGGTTACTCTTATGGGTAAAAACGATATGTTGTTTGCTGTTGGACCTGCAGGAACAGGGAAAACATACACAGCAGTTGCTTTGGCGGTAAAAGCTTTAAAAGAAAAAGAAGTTAGAAGAATAATTTTAACAAGACCTGCGGTAGAATCTGGTGAAAATTTAGGATTTCTTCCTGGAGATTTAAAGGAGAAATTAGATCCGTACATGCAGCCTTTGTATGATGCTTTAAGAGATATGATTCCGCATGAGCGATTAGAATCTTATATAGAAAAAGGAGTGATTCAAATTGCACCTTTGGCTTTTATGCGTGGTAGAACTTTAGACAATGCATTTGTAATTTTAGATGAAGCGCAAAATACAACCCATAATCAAATGAAGATGTTTTTAACAAGAATGGGTAAAAGTGCAAAGTTTATTATTACGGGAGATCCTGGTCAGATAGATTTACCTAGAAAGCAAGTTTCTGGTTTAAAAGAATCTTTATTAGCCTTAAAAGATATTGAAGGAATTGCTCAGGTATACTTAGACGATAAAGATGTGGTAAGACACCGATTGGTGAGGAAAATAATTAGTGCATATAAGAGTATAGAAACAGAATAA
- the fabV gene encoding enoyl-ACP reductase FabV, producing the protein MIIEPRTRGFICLTSHPTGCEQNVINQIEYVKSKGKIEGAKKVLVIGASTGFGLASRISSAFGSDAATIGVFFDKQATEGRPGSPGFYNTAAFEKHATAAGLYAKSINGDAFSNEIKEQVVNLIKEDLGQIDLVIYSLASPVRTHPTTGKRYKSVLKPIGDVFSNKTVDFHTGKVSEISINPAEGEDVENTINVMGGEDWKMWMDALQSENLLSEGANTVAYSYIGPEVTKPVYRNGTIGAAKDHLEATAFTITDDLKSIGGKAYVSVNKALVTQASSAIPVIPLYISLLYKVMKAKGIHEGCIEQIQRLYSERLFGGDLALDEKGRIRVDDWEMREDVQAEVNKLWETATTENLSEIGDLEGYSNDFYNLFGFKVGGVDYDADVNEVVNVPSIQ; encoded by the coding sequence ATGATTATAGAACCAAGAACAAGAGGATTTATCTGTTTAACATCGCACCCAACGGGTTGTGAGCAAAACGTGATCAATCAAATAGAATATGTAAAATCGAAAGGAAAAATTGAAGGCGCAAAAAAAGTACTAGTAATTGGTGCTTCTACAGGATTCGGATTGGCTTCAAGAATATCTAGTGCATTTGGTTCTGATGCTGCTACAATTGGAGTTTTCTTTGACAAACAAGCAACAGAAGGAAGACCAGGTTCACCAGGTTTTTATAATACAGCTGCTTTTGAAAAACACGCAACTGCTGCAGGTTTATATGCAAAAAGTATTAATGGAGACGCTTTTTCTAACGAGATAAAAGAACAAGTTGTAAACTTAATTAAAGAAGACTTAGGTCAGATTGATTTGGTGATTTACAGTTTAGCATCACCAGTAAGAACACATCCAACAACAGGAAAAAGATATAAATCTGTTTTAAAACCAATAGGAGATGTTTTTTCTAATAAAACAGTAGATTTTCATACAGGTAAAGTATCAGAAATTTCTATCAATCCTGCAGAAGGAGAAGATGTAGAAAACACAATAAACGTAATGGGGGGTGAAGATTGGAAAATGTGGATGGACGCATTACAATCTGAAAACTTATTATCAGAAGGAGCTAACACAGTTGCTTATTCTTATATTGGCCCAGAAGTAACAAAACCAGTATATAGAAACGGAACTATTGGAGCTGCAAAAGATCATTTAGAAGCAACAGCTTTTACAATTACAGACGATTTAAAATCGATTGGTGGTAAAGCATATGTTTCTGTAAATAAAGCATTAGTTACACAAGCAAGTTCTGCAATTCCTGTAATTCCTTTATATATTTCATTATTATATAAAGTGATGAAAGCAAAAGGAATTCATGAAGGTTGTATTGAGCAAATTCAGCGTTTGTATAGTGAACGTTTATTTGGAGGCGATTTAGCTTTGGATGAAAAAGGAAGAATTAGAGTTGACGATTGGGAAATGAGAGAAGATGTACAAGCAGAAGTTAACAAGCTTTGGGAAACTGCAACTACAGAAAACTTATCAGAAATTGGAGATTTAGAAGGTTATAGCAACGATTTTTACAACCTTTTTGGTTTTAAAGTTGGTGGTGTAGATTATGATGCTGATGTAAATGAAGTTGTAAACGTACCAAGTATTCAGTAA
- a CDS encoding phosphoribosylaminoimidazolesuccinocarboxamide synthase — protein MNTINNTNFQFPKQKSVYIGKVREVYNINDDLLVMIATDRLSAFDVVLPRQIPFKGQILNQIATKMMNDTADIVPNWLIANPDENVAVGHLCEPFKVEMVIRGYMSGHAAREYKLGKRTLCGVAMSEGLKENDKFPEALITPSTKADNGEHDEDISREDILSKGIVSEEDYIVLENYTRALFARGTEIAAKRGLILVDTKYEFGKTKEGKIVLIDEIHTPDSSRYFYADGYQERQDSGEAQKQLSKEFVRQWLIENGFQGKDGQQIPAMTDDKVIEISNRYIELYEQITGETFVKASTENVLNRIEENVLQFLK, from the coding sequence ATGAATACAATTAACAATACTAATTTTCAATTTCCTAAGCAGAAGTCTGTTTATATAGGGAAAGTAAGAGAAGTTTATAATATAAATGACGATCTTTTGGTAATGATTGCAACAGATAGATTGTCTGCTTTCGACGTTGTTTTACCACGTCAAATTCCGTTTAAAGGTCAGATTTTAAATCAGATTGCAACAAAAATGATGAATGATACCGCAGATATTGTTCCGAATTGGTTAATTGCAAATCCAGATGAAAATGTTGCCGTAGGTCATTTATGTGAGCCTTTTAAAGTAGAAATGGTAATTCGTGGTTATATGTCTGGTCACGCAGCGCGTGAATACAAATTAGGTAAAAGGACTTTGTGTGGTGTTGCCATGTCAGAAGGTTTAAAGGAAAACGATAAATTTCCGGAAGCTTTAATTACGCCATCAACAAAAGCAGATAACGGAGAGCATGATGAAGATATTTCTAGAGAAGATATTTTATCAAAAGGAATTGTTTCTGAAGAAGATTACATTGTATTAGAAAACTATACAAGAGCTTTATTTGCAAGAGGGACAGAAATTGCTGCAAAAAGAGGGTTGATATTAGTAGATACTAAATATGAATTCGGGAAAACGAAAGAAGGTAAAATTGTATTGATTGATGAAATTCATACACCAGATTCTTCTCGTTATTTTTATGCTGATGGGTATCAAGAAAGACAAGATAGCGGAGAAGCGCAAAAACAATTGTCTAAAGAGTTTGTACGTCAGTGGTTAATTGAAAACGGTTTTCAAGGAAAAGATGGACAACAAATTCCGGCAATGACAGATGATAAAGTCATCGAAATCTCTAACAGATATATAGAATTATACGAACAAATTACTGGAGAAACTTTTGTAAAGGCTTCCACAGAGAATGTATTAAATAGAATTGAGGAGAATGTACTTCAATTTTTAAAATAA
- a CDS encoding glyoxalase has translation MNKKERSVLTDLVNEGTSEMEKFQNEVLRPVIKMQHSLLISSFKHHLIKRKVDFTDLTDKKRRSKITSVFKTDNNYKNFTLGIIIGHFSSDEFTFYADNASEINRRVLQITAQRIKDSILEVV, from the coding sequence ATGAATAAAAAAGAGAGATCAGTATTAACGGATTTAGTGAATGAAGGAACTTCTGAAATGGAAAAATTTCAGAATGAAGTATTAAGACCGGTAATAAAAATGCAGCACAGTTTGTTGATTAGTTCATTTAAGCACCATCTTATAAAAAGAAAAGTAGATTTTACTGATTTAACGGATAAGAAAAGAAGAAGTAAAATTACTTCTGTTTTTAAAACGGATAATAATTATAAGAACTTTACTTTAGGGATAATTATTGGTCATTTTTCTTCGGATGAATTTACTTTTTATGCTGATAATGCATCAGAAATTAATAGAAGGGTTTTACAAATTACAGCGCAAAGAATTAAGGATAGTATTTTGGAAGTTGTGTAA
- a CDS encoding putative quinol monooxygenase — translation MFVRIVKLSFHTKHIVEFLLMFEEKKALIRASKGCNLLELYQDKTNPEIFFTYSYWEQEEDLENYRNSALFKDVWAKTKVFFNDKPLAWSVDKKVSLQ, via the coding sequence ATGTTTGTTAGAATTGTAAAATTAAGTTTTCATACCAAACACATCGTAGAGTTTTTATTAATGTTTGAAGAAAAAAAAGCATTAATTAGAGCTTCTAAAGGTTGTAACTTATTAGAATTATATCAAGACAAAACAAATCCTGAAATCTTTTTCACTTACTCTTATTGGGAACAAGAAGAAGATTTAGAAAATTACAGAAACTCAGCTCTTTTTAAAGATGTTTGGGCAAAAACAAAAGTGTTTTTTAACGATAAACCACTAGCATGGAGCGTTGATAAAAAAGTGAGCTTACAATAA
- a CDS encoding phosphotransferase produces the protein MTEFPVIASTISAKALGEFAKEKYGLHKNFDCKLFRTGMNHTYFLSDSETKYALRVYSHNWRSKSEINEEIELLNLLSENDLGVSFPIKDKNGEFIQEIKAPEGIRYVVLFSFAKGNKIRFLDTETCSLIGELMAKIHNLTVNKIIDRISYDKKSLLELPYTYLNQFFSEKLPEMEFIKGIDAFFDKMDFENCQKGIVHLDIWYDNMAVSDEKEITIYDFDFCGNGEPVLDVGYFCNQLFHIETDKKEYEVKKKYFLDGYQSIRQLSEKELKMIPKAGLAVFVFYLGVQAKRFDWSNIFLSENYLKMFYIARLKSWIEYNNIQKITD, from the coding sequence ATGACAGAATTTCCAGTTATAGCCTCTACAATTTCAGCAAAAGCATTGGGAGAGTTTGCAAAAGAAAAATACGGACTCCATAAAAATTTCGATTGTAAATTATTTAGAACAGGAATGAACCACACTTATTTTCTTTCTGATAGCGAAACAAAATATGCGTTAAGAGTTTATAGTCATAATTGGAGATCAAAATCTGAAATAAATGAAGAAATTGAACTTTTAAACCTATTAAGTGAAAATGATTTAGGGGTTTCTTTTCCTATTAAAGATAAGAATGGAGAATTTATTCAAGAAATAAAAGCACCAGAAGGAATTAGATATGTAGTTCTTTTTTCGTTTGCAAAAGGTAATAAGATTAGATTTTTGGATACTGAAACATGTTCATTAATTGGAGAATTAATGGCAAAAATTCATAATCTTACAGTTAACAAAATTATAGATCGAATTTCTTATGATAAAAAATCACTGTTAGAATTACCTTATACATATTTAAATCAATTTTTTTCAGAGAAATTACCAGAAATGGAATTTATAAAAGGAATTGATGCATTCTTTGATAAAATGGATTTTGAAAACTGCCAAAAAGGGATTGTTCATTTAGATATTTGGTATGATAATATGGCAGTGTCTGATGAAAAAGAAATTACTATATACGATTTTGATTTTTGTGGAAATGGAGAGCCGGTTTTAGATGTTGGCTATTTTTGTAACCAGTTATTTCATATTGAAACCGATAAGAAAGAGTACGAAGTAAAAAAGAAATATTTTTTAGATGGCTACCAAAGTATTAGACAATTATCTGAAAAAGAATTGAAAATGATTCCTAAAGCGGGTTTAGCTGTTTTTGTTTTTTATCTAGGTGTACAAGCAAAAAGGTTTGATTGGTCTAATATCTTCTTGTCCGAGAATTATCTTAAAATGTTCTATATAGCAAGATTAAAATCTTGGATTGAATATAATAACATCCAAAAAATAACGGATTAA
- a CDS encoding S-adenosyl-l-methionine hydroxide adenosyltransferase family protein — protein sequence MSIITLTTDFGTKDHFVGAVKGAIYSELPDAKIVDITHEVSPFSITETAYILKNSYKSFPKGTIHIVGVDSELSDNNKHIAIELDGHFFVCPDNGLISMIASEIQPSKIVEINIHDRIESSFPVLDVFVQVACFIARGGNLTVIGKEIPEFKKIVEIQPKTNQQKNQISGGIIYIDNYGNVITNISKKMFKEIGKGRNYIVHARKHSFTKIFTKYNEVVSNESYTNQQYEGHKLAIFNSAGYLEIAIYRSNLDTVGGASTLLGLGYRDAIIIDFIDDIKPDFTHLT from the coding sequence ATGTCTATAATCACTTTAACAACAGACTTTGGCACAAAAGACCACTTTGTTGGCGCTGTAAAAGGAGCTATTTATTCTGAATTACCAGATGCTAAAATTGTAGATATTACACATGAAGTATCTCCTTTCAGTATTACTGAAACTGCTTATATTTTAAAAAACTCTTACAAAAGTTTCCCTAAAGGTACCATACACATTGTTGGTGTAGACTCAGAATTAAGTGATAACAACAAACACATTGCCATAGAATTAGATGGTCATTTTTTTGTATGTCCAGATAACGGGTTAATCTCTATGATTGCTTCGGAAATTCAACCAAGTAAAATTGTAGAAATCAATATTCATGATAGAATAGAAAGTAGTTTTCCTGTTTTAGATGTATTTGTACAAGTAGCCTGTTTTATTGCTAGAGGAGGAAATTTAACGGTTATTGGTAAAGAAATTCCTGAATTTAAAAAGATTGTAGAAATTCAGCCAAAGACAAATCAGCAGAAAAATCAAATTTCTGGAGGCATTATTTATATTGATAATTACGGAAATGTAATTACCAATATCAGTAAAAAAATGTTCAAAGAAATAGGCAAAGGAAGAAATTATATTGTGCATGCAAGAAAACATTCTTTTACAAAAATATTCACTAAATATAATGAAGTAGTAAGCAATGAATCTTACACCAACCAGCAATATGAAGGTCATAAATTGGCTATTTTTAATTCTGCCGGTTATTTAGAAATTGCAATTTACCGAAGTAATTTAGACACAGTTGGAGGTGCATCTACCCTGCTAGGTTTAGGCTATAGAGATGCTATAATTATCGATTTTATCGATGACATAAAACCAGATTTCACTCACTTAACCTAA